Proteins encoded by one window of Xylella fastidiosa:
- the murG gene encoding undecaprenyldiphospho-muramoylpentapeptide beta-N-acetylglucosaminyltransferase, whose protein sequence is MSIVVQSAVTHFRPVMILAGGTGGHIFPGLAVAGVLRARGVPVVWLGAAGKMETHLVPKHGIEIQTIAVSGVRGHGMLALLGAPVRVLPAIFAAMRVLRRYRPRVVVSFGGFAAGPGGIAARLMGLPLIVHEQNRAPGMTNRVLARVARRVLSGFPGSFVAEEVVGNPVRKDIAALPAPGVRFAGRSGPVRLLVLGGSQGARVMNNALPVVLRVLSDSDVAVEVRHQCGEALRAETEGAYAYAGVAARVEPFISDMAAAYSWADLVVCRAGASTLAELCAAGVGSVLIPFPAAVDDHQRRNAEYLVAAGAALLLQQQDRAFYVYLESVLRDLLSNPMRRLAMAEAARGLAKSDAAECIAEIILKESI, encoded by the coding sequence ATGAGCATAGTGGTCCAATCTGCGGTGACGCACTTTCGCCCCGTCATGATTTTGGCTGGTGGTACCGGTGGTCATATTTTCCCTGGTTTGGCGGTGGCAGGTGTGTTGCGTGCCCGTGGTGTACCAGTGGTATGGCTGGGCGCAGCCGGAAAAATGGAAACGCATTTAGTACCAAAGCACGGTATTGAAATACAGACCATTGCCGTTTCCGGTGTGCGTGGTCATGGCATGTTGGCTTTGCTTGGTGCGCCTGTGCGTGTGTTACCTGCAATTTTTGCTGCCATGCGGGTATTACGTCGGTATCGCCCACGTGTGGTGGTCAGTTTTGGTGGTTTCGCGGCAGGTCCTGGTGGTATTGCAGCACGTTTGATGGGTCTGCCTCTGATTGTGCACGAGCAGAATCGTGCGCCTGGAATGACTAATAGGGTTTTGGCACGTGTTGCGAGACGTGTTCTATCTGGTTTTCCGGGCAGTTTTGTTGCTGAGGAGGTGGTGGGGAATCCAGTGCGTAAGGACATTGCTGCGCTGCCCGCACCAGGAGTACGTTTTGCTGGCCGCAGTGGTCCGGTGCGCTTGTTAGTGCTTGGGGGCAGTCAGGGGGCACGTGTAATGAATAATGCGTTGCCGGTGGTGTTGCGGGTGTTGTCTGATTCTGATGTGGCTGTGGAGGTGCGTCATCAGTGTGGCGAAGCGCTGCGTGCTGAAACGGAGGGTGCCTATGCATATGCAGGTGTGGCTGCGCGTGTTGAACCGTTTATTAGTGATATGGCTGCAGCGTATTCCTGGGCCGATTTAGTGGTGTGTCGTGCCGGTGCCTCAACGTTGGCTGAGTTGTGTGCAGCCGGTGTTGGGAGTGTGTTGATACCTTTTCCTGCGGCGGTGGATGATCACCAGAGGCGCAATGCGGAATATCTGGTTGCTGCTGGTGCTGCGTTGTTGTTGCAGCAGCAGGACCGTGCATTTTATGTCTATCTAGAGTCGGTGTTGCGTGATTTGTTGTCTAATCCAATGCGTCGCTTGGCGATGGCTGAGGCTGCACGTGGATTGGCTAAATCTGATGCTGCCGAGTGTATTGCTGAAATTATTCTTAAGGAATCGATATGA